One window of the Vigna radiata var. radiata cultivar VC1973A chromosome 1, Vradiata_ver6, whole genome shotgun sequence genome contains the following:
- the LOC106760866 gene encoding protein FAR1-RELATED SEQUENCE 5-like, giving the protein MTNVIEQVFPDTRHRWCLWHIMKKLPEKFSAYKEYNHIKSAINKLVYDCGSPEDFESGWKALLSRHGLFQNEWLCTMYDEKQKWVPCFVRNYFWAGMSTTQKSEGMNAFFDGFINSSTTFQQFVAQYDNALRVKAQKEIQGDFSSLNTTVGCGSQSPIERQFQQEYTHSKFEEVQTEFRSRMNCFIKEIVKDNILNTYTVKEERMWEGKCVDKFHKVEFDPITKHITCSCLLFEFRGIICRHSLLVFGQEDVCSVPSKYVLRRWSKNIRRRHTLIRVANINSNLEPTMQRYQSLCKTFYEIVEVACESEPVCNELEKELRLLRKKFGCSSMLTNNIVSDGGKLRYDNVVPSSIPETVGESVDLLVRSPIAVKRKGRPRTNRMKSAVEKQTKKGKSASTQKTSRTSVEECVSI; this is encoded by the coding sequence ATGACGAATGTCATTGAACAAGTCTTTCCAGATACTAGGCATAGATGGTGTTTATGGCACATAATGAAGAAGTTGCCAGAAAAATTTAGCGCTTATAAAGAATATAATCATATCAAAAGTGCTATTAACAAGCTTGTCTATGATTGTGGTAGTCCAGAGGATTTTGAAAGTGGTTGGAAAGCACTACTGAGCAGACATGGATTGTTTCAGAATGAGTGGTTATGCACTATGTACGACGAGAAACAAAAATGGGTCCCTTGTTTCGTAAGGAACTATTTTTGGGCAGGCATGTCAACAACTCAAAAAAGTGAGGGGATGAATGCGTTTTTTGATGGATTTATAAATTCAAGCACAACCTTTCAACAATTTGTCGCTCAATATGACAATGCCCTAAGAGTTAAAGCCCAAAAAGAAATCCAAGGCGATTTCTCCTCCCTTAACACCACGGTTGGATGTGGCTCTCAGTCACCTATAGAGAGACAATTTCAACAAGAGTACACACATTCAAAGTTTGAAGAAGTTCAAACGGAGTTTAGGTCAAGGATGAACTGTTTCATCAAAGAAATTGTTAAGGACAACATCTTAAACACTTATACAGTTAAAGAGGAGCGGATGTGGGAGGGCAAATGTGTAGATAAATTTCATAAAGTTGAATTTGATCCAATTACCAAACATATCACCTGTTCGTGCTTACTGTTTGAGTTTAGGGGAATCATTTGCCGCCATTCCCTTTTGGTTTTTGGGCAGGAAGATGTTTGTAGTGTGCCATCAAAATACGTCCTTCGGAGGTGGAGCAAGAATATCCGGAGGAGACACACTTTGATTAGAGTAGCAAATATTAATTCCAATCTTGAACCTACCATGCAAAGATACCAGAGTTTGTGCAAAACATTCTACGAAATTGTTGAGGTTGCATGTGAGTCAGAACCTGTTTGTAATGAGTTGGAGAAAGAACTTCGATTGCTTCGTAAAAAATTTGGATGCAGTTCAATGTTGACAAATAACATAGTCAGTGATGGAGGCAAATTGCGTTATGATAATGTGGTTCCCAGTTCCATACCCGAAACCGTTGGTGAAAGTGTTGATTTACTTGTCCGTAGTCCTATAGCAGTGAAACGGAAGGGCCGACCACGCACCAACAGGATGAAGTCAGCTGTTGAGAAACAGACCAAAAAAGGGAAAAGTGCATCCACTCAAAAGACTTCAAGAACATCCGTTGAAGAATGTGTGAGTATTTGA